The Salvelinus namaycush isolate Seneca chromosome 1, SaNama_1.0, whole genome shotgun sequence genome has a window encoding:
- the si:dkey-30j10.5 gene encoding uncharacterized protein si:dkey-30j10.5, producing MASKYITKIAISTTPGREQELCGQGFHKMDVNLNKGNLSTTVYMWYRKDNGKPITRVQFSFTDEMKDDLREAGFIELPENLNYGAQGDVIQLWYSSGASPDYDIPIEGLFLTTNEKEEAAQFKLGWEILPCNLNRGNQGAFITLWVKRKSKTYICDVAATISGQQEDINLFNNGYIRMDEDLNRGSGGKPIFLWYRQSTKMDGGLTEMTVSINPADDSILQKRGFTVVDVNLNDGTSGQPVMVWIKKKVGSPPIKALTVTSNPDAPGPYDQVGLTLIDKNLNAGNSGTPLFLWYGN from the coding sequence ATGGCTTCTAAATACATCACAAAAATTGCAATCTCCACTACCCCTGGAAGGGAGCAAGAGCTTTGTGGCCAAGGCTTTCACAAGATGGATGTCAACCTCAACAAAGGCAATTTATCCACCACAGTTTATATGTGGTACAGAAAGGACAATGGTAAACCCATCACCAGAGTCCAGTTTTCATTCACTGATGAAATGAAAGATGACCTGCGAGAAGCAGGGTTCATTGAGCTCCCAGAAAACCTCAACTATGGAGCACAAGGAGACGTCATCCAGCTGTGGTACTCTAGTGGTGCAAGCCCTGACTACGACATTCCCATTGAAGGTCTCTTCCTCACCACTAATGAGAAAGAAGAGGCCGCTCAATTCAAGCTCGGCTGGGAAATCCTACCATGCAATCTGAACCGCGGTAACCAAGGTGCTTTCATCACCCTCTGGGTGAAGAGAAAGAGTAAGACCTACATCTGTGACGTTGCTGCCACCATCTCAGGTCAACAAGAAGACATCAACCTTTTCAACAATGGCTACATCCGGATGGATGAAGATCTCAATAGAGGTTCTGGAGGAAAACCCATCTTCCTCTGGTACCGTCAATCCACCAAAATGGACGGTGGGCTCACCGAGATGACTGTATCCATCAACCCTGCTGATGATTCCATCCTACAGAAGCGTGGTTTCACCGTGGTGGATGTTAACCTCAATGATGGAACAAGCGGTCAGCCAGTGATGGTCTGGATCAAAAAAAAAGTTGGATCTCCCCCTATCAAGGCCTTGACCGTTACATCCAACCCTGATGCACCTGGCCCTTATGACCAGGTCGGCTTGACCCTCATCGATAAAAATCTGAATGCTGGCAACAGTGGTACGCCCCTCTTCCTCTGGTATGGCAATTAA